The genomic segment GTCGAATTCCAAGGCAATGGCCACCACGATACCGCCTTTGGATGTCCCATCCAGCTTGGTGAGGATGATCTCATCCACGCTGACCGCCTCGTGGAACAGCCTGGTCTGGGACATCGCGTTTTGCCCGGTGGTGGCATCCACCACCAGCAGGCTGCGATGGGGCGCGCCGGGCAGTTTTTTGCTCAGCACCCGCTTGATTTTGCGCAACTCGTCCATCAGGTCGACCTTGGTATGCAGGCGACCGGCCGTATCCAGGAAGACTACGTCGTGACCGCCCTGCAGGGCAGCATCCACGGCTTCGTAGGCCACGGCGGCCGGGTCCGCGCCTTCCCCCTTGCTGAAGAAATCCGCTCCGGTGCGCTTGGCCCAGATGCCGAGCTGTTCCATGGCCGCGGCCCGGAAGGTGTCTCCGGCGGCCACGAGAACCTTGCGGCCCTGCATCTGGGCGCGGTGGGCCAGTTTGGCGATGGTCGTGGTCTTGCCCACCCCATTGACGCCCACCACCAGGACGACTTCCGGCCCCTGGGTGAGCTCGACGACCTTGGGCGAGGGAAAGATGGCGGCCAATTCCTGACGAAGCATCTCCCGGAAGGCCTCTGGCTCGCTGATCTGTTCCTTGCGCACCCGGGCTTTGAGTCGATCCAGTAACATGACCGCCGAACGGTGGCCCACGTCGGCCATGATCAGCACTTCCTCCAGCTCCTCCCAGAACGGATCGTCGAAGGTGCGGTGCGCCGAGAGCAGGGCGTCGATGCGCCTGGTGAGCTGTTCCCGAGTCTTGTTCAGGCCCGCGGAGAGCTTCAGGAAGAGGCGGTCCCGCTCGTCCTCCTCGTCTTCGAGCTCCAGGGCCAGAGCCAGCCGATATTGCAGTTCGGAGCGAAATTCGCCGACATGTTCATAGCCCATGTCTTCCAGCCAGTCCCGAAACTTGGTGATGAACAGTTCGGCCTCGTCCTCCGGAGCCTCCAGAGCCCGGAACAGAAAGCGCAGGCGTGCCCACAGCTCATCGCCCATGGTCTCCACACCGGAAAGGGTGTGCTCCAGCCAGATGCTGAGCTTGGGTTCGGCTCCACGCAAGGCTTGCAGCAATTGGGCTTGCCACGCCGGGGCATCAGGTGCCGGCCCCGAGTCAATGGGAGATGCCGGAACAGTTGTTGTCCGGGGCTCAGAAGACGGCCGCGGAGTCGGCTCCGGCTTTGGGGGGGAGGTCGGCTCGGCGGGCTTCCGGGAAAAAAGCCGGGCGAAAAGCCCCTGGCGGGTCTTTGCGGCAGGCTGTTCATCGGTTTGCGCATCAGGCTGCGCAGGGGGTTCGCGGGTGGAATCCGCAAGAGGCTCCAGAACCGTATCGGTTTCAGACTCCGCCTCGAGGTTCCGGTGCGGTGACCCGGCCGGCTCCTCTTCAGGATCTGCTGTGGGTGTCCGAAGAGCCTCTGGCGAGGCGGCTGAAGGCGCTACTTCTGAAGCATCAATGGATGTCTGCCTGGGAGTCTGGGCAGTGGGGGCGTCAAGTGTCTCTTCAAGAGCGTCTCCCATAGTTATTTTAGGAGTTTCTCCAGGAAGCTCTTCAGGGAATTCTCCTGGAGACACTTCCGGGCTGTCCGATGGAGTTTCTGTCGGTGCCGGGGTTGGCGTCTCCGAAACAGCTTCCGCTGGTTGTTGCGGTGTGTCATCTGAAGAATCCGCCGTATGCTCGGGAGTGGGAATGGGCTCCGGCTCGGTGACGGTTTCCGTGACAAAAGGGGCTTGGGTCGCGTCGTCCGCGATACTGCGTGGAGCAGGTTTGATGTGTTCCGGTTTTGGTTCAAGGGGGGGGGCTGTTTGGTCTTCCGGAGCGACCTCGTCATGACGGGTCGGGGCGTGTTCAGGTTCCTGAGAATCCAGGGGCTCGCCAGCTTGCGGGGCCGACTCCGGTTGCGGTTGCTCGACGGATTCATCCGTCTTGGCCGGTTCTTCGGTGGCCCACCATTTCTTCACCTTGGAGAAAAAACCCATATGTCTGTTCCTGATCTGGTTGAGGATCGTCGTGAGAGGGAGGCCCGTCGCGCAAGCCGACGGCCAAGGCGGTTCTTATCCAGGCTCGTCCGTCAAGGCAATGCCTTGCGCAAGCCGGATCAGGGCAAAGGGGTTAGTGACTTACCCATGAAAACCTGTCAGAAAAAACAAGATTTTTTTGAACCACAAAGGCACAAAGATCACGAAGGCAAGAACCAAGAAATTTCGGCTCATGGGGCCAATTGTGTGATGCAAGTCCCGTGGCGCGGTGTTGTAGGGGCAGGCCCCCGTGCCTGCCCTGTGGAGGCGCGATAGCACGGGCTATCGGCATACTGCCGCAATTCCGTGGTACCGCCCCCACCCGGCAGGGCGGCCACGGGGGGCCGCCCCTACGCGACATTCGTTTTCGGGGCTGACAGCAGCCAGTCTCACAATTCGCCCCATGAGCCGAAATTTCTTTCTTTGTGCCCTTCGTGCCTTTGTGGTTCGGTTCATGTTCTTGGGTTGCGGGCATGGCCCGCGTTAGTGAGGAATTTCCTGCGAATTCACGGCCAAATGCAATCCACGCAACGGTGTTACCGTAATCGAAAACGCGATTGAAATCGAGCTGCCTGATCAAGCAGGTACCCGCCACGACTCGTCACCGGCGGTGTTGAACGAAGTGGCCTGCGCAAGACGGGTCTTTTGGACTCGGGGCTCTTGTTTTGACCTCGCCTGGATGTTTCCGTATGCTTCAAGGTACTTTCGACACCTTGAACAGTCCCTTGAATACAGCTCAATTGCTGTGATGCTGCTCCGGCACGTACTTGTTGCGTCGAGGATGTTCCATTGTATTTCGGCAGGAACATCTCAGGCAGGTGCCGTGTTGCTCCTTGCGCTGGCGGTTTTTGAGCGGACGACCAGATAGGGATTGTTCCGCATTCGGTTACCCCTGCCTCTTTGCCTCGTTGTTTGGTGTCGTCACGAGGGGCGCGCCATCTGAATATGGCTTGGAGCGCCCTGCTCGAGGGCAGGGAGCGAGTGCGAAACATTCCGAAGGAGAACAGAAAAACATGTGCGGTATTTGTGGAGAATTGCGGTTTGATGGGAAACAGGCCACGGCGGAACATGTTCAGGCCATGGCGGACGTCATGGCCGGCCGTGGTCCGGACGGTTGCGGCATCTTCGTGCAGAAAGGGACGGCCCTGGGTCACCGGCGTTTGAAAATCATCGACCTTAGTGACGCCTCGCATCAGCCGATGGTTGATCCGCAACTGGGGTTGGCCTGCGTGTTCAACGGCATCATCTACAATTACAAGGAACTGCGTCGGGAACTGGAGCAACAAGGCTACAACTTCTTTTCCTCCGGGGACACCGAGGTGCTGCTCAAAGCCTACCACGCCTGGGGGGAGGACTGCGTGCAGCGGTTCATGGGCATGTTTGCCTTTGCCGTTTGGGAACGGGACTCCGGCAGGGTTCTGCTGGGCCGGGATCGCCTGGGGATCAAGCCCTTGTATCTCGCCGACACCCAGGGGGGGCTGCTGTTTGCCTCCAGCCTGCCCGCGCTGTTGGCCACCGGCAGCATCAGCAAGGAACTCGACCCCGTTGCCCTGCATCACTATTTTTCCTTTCATGCCGTGGTTCCGGCACCATATACAATGCTGCGCGGCGTGCGCAAACTGCCGCCGGCCACGTTGTTGCGGATCGAGGCGGACGGGACGCGCCGGCAACGGGTCTATTGGTCTCCGGAATTCAACTGCCAGGAGCCGGACAAGGGCGAGGAGGTTTGGCGCGATGCCGTTTTGGCCGCAATGCGCACCGCGGTGGATCGGCGGATGGTGGCGGACGTCCCGGTGGGCGTGCTGCTTTCCGGAGGCCTGGATTCCAGCCTGGTGGTGGGCTTGCTGGCCGAGGCAGGAGCGCGGGATCTGAACACCTTTTCCATTGGTTTCGAGGCGGTGGACGACGAAGCCGGCGATGAGTTCCGCTACTCGGACATCGTGGCCAAGCGGTTTGGCACCGTGCATCACAAGATTTCCATCTCCTCGGCCGAGGCCCTCGGCAATTTGCGAGCCTGTGTCCGGGCCATGTCCGAACCCATGGTCAGCCACGACAACATCGGGTTTTACCTGTTGTCCCGGGAGGTGGCCAAACACCTCACCGTGGTCCAGAGCGGCCAGGGCGCGGACGAAGTATTCGCGGGCTACCACTGGTATCCACCGATGATGGACAGCAGGGATCCGGTTGCCGACTATGCCCGGTTGTTTTGCGACCGGGACCATGCGGACTACGCCCGACTGGTGGAGGACAGCTGGCTCGGGGAAGATGCGAGTTTGGAGTTTATTCGCAATGGATTTGCCGCCTCAGGTGCGGACCGGGCCATTGACAAGGCCCTGCGCATGGACGCCTTGACCATGCTCGTGGACGATCCGGTCAAACGGGTGGACAACATGACCATGGCCTGGGGGCTGGAGGCTCGGGTGCCCTTTCTGGACCATGAGCTGGTGGAGCTGGCCGCCAGGATACCCGCGGAGCTGAAAGTTCGCGACGGGGGGAAATACATCCTCAAGGAAGCGGCTCGGTCCGTGATTCCGCACGAGGTGATCGACCGGCCCAAGGGGTACTTTCCGGTACCGGCTTTGAAGTATCTGCGGGGCCCGTTCTTGGATTTCGTCCAGGAGGCATTGAGGCAACCCGAGGCACGTAAACGGGGCATTGTGCGCCAGAATTATCTGGAG from the Desulfonatronum thioautotrophicum genome contains:
- a CDS encoding N-acetylglutaminylglutamine amidotransferase, whose product is MCGICGELRFDGKQATAEHVQAMADVMAGRGPDGCGIFVQKGTALGHRRLKIIDLSDASHQPMVDPQLGLACVFNGIIYNYKELRRELEQQGYNFFSSGDTEVLLKAYHAWGEDCVQRFMGMFAFAVWERDSGRVLLGRDRLGIKPLYLADTQGGLLFASSLPALLATGSISKELDPVALHHYFSFHAVVPAPYTMLRGVRKLPPATLLRIEADGTRRQRVYWSPEFNCQEPDKGEEVWRDAVLAAMRTAVDRRMVADVPVGVLLSGGLDSSLVVGLLAEAGARDLNTFSIGFEAVDDEAGDEFRYSDIVAKRFGTVHHKISISSAEALGNLRACVRAMSEPMVSHDNIGFYLLSREVAKHLTVVQSGQGADEVFAGYHWYPPMMDSRDPVADYARLFCDRDHADYARLVEDSWLGEDASLEFIRNGFAASGADRAIDKALRMDALTMLVDDPVKRVDNMTMAWGLEARVPFLDHELVELAARIPAELKVRDGGKYILKEAARSVIPHEVIDRPKGYFPVPALKYLRGPFLDFVQEALRQPEARKRGIVRQNYLEELLRAPEEHITPLGGSKLWQVAVLELWLQEHRI
- the ftsY gene encoding signal recognition particle-docking protein FtsY, which gives rise to MGFFSKVKKWWATEEPAKTDESVEQPQPESAPQAGEPLDSQEPEHAPTRHDEVAPEDQTAPPLEPKPEHIKPAPRSIADDATQAPFVTETVTEPEPIPTPEHTADSSDDTPQQPAEAVSETPTPAPTETPSDSPEVSPGEFPEELPGETPKITMGDALEETLDAPTAQTPRQTSIDASEVAPSAASPEALRTPTADPEEEPAGSPHRNLEAESETDTVLEPLADSTREPPAQPDAQTDEQPAAKTRQGLFARLFSRKPAEPTSPPKPEPTPRPSSEPRTTTVPASPIDSGPAPDAPAWQAQLLQALRGAEPKLSIWLEHTLSGVETMGDELWARLRFLFRALEAPEDEAELFITKFRDWLEDMGYEHVGEFRSELQYRLALALELEDEEDERDRLFLKLSAGLNKTREQLTRRIDALLSAHRTFDDPFWEELEEVLIMADVGHRSAVMLLDRLKARVRKEQISEPEAFREMLRQELAAIFPSPKVVELTQGPEVVLVVGVNGVGKTTTIAKLAHRAQMQGRKVLVAAGDTFRAAAMEQLGIWAKRTGADFFSKGEGADPAAVAYEAVDAALQGGHDVVFLDTAGRLHTKVDLMDELRKIKRVLSKKLPGAPHRSLLVVDATTGQNAMSQTRLFHEAVSVDEIILTKLDGTSKGGIVVAIALEFDLPISFVGLGEKMEDLRPFSGEDFAKALVN